The sequence AGACGGTATCGACATCATATCGACCAACGTCATTCTCGAACTGAGCCAGCGTCGCATGCGGGTGCGCGACACCGACATAGGAAAAGAACTTGAAGAGCAAATCTATAATCTCAACAAGCTCTTGGTTGCCTACCGCAACGGTTATATCAAGGAAAAACAGTAACCCCTCTCTGCCTCACTGTCATGGACTTTCAGCCCTTTGCCTCGCCCCTGCTCGAAAATGCCGTCAATGAATTTGCCAAGTTGCCGGGAATCGGGCGCAAGACCGCCTTGCGCCTGGTCTTGCATCTGTTGCGGCAAGACGAGTCGGTGGCCGAGAGTTTCGGAAATGCCGTCATTCGCCTGCGCAAGGAGGTGCATTATTGCAACGTGTGCCACAATATCTCCGACACCGACACCTGTGCCCTCTGTTCCGACCCTTCGCGCGACGCCTCGACGATATGCGTCGTGGAGAACATCAAGGAGGTGATGGTCGTGGAGAACACGCGGCAGTATCACGGCCTCTATCACGTCCTGGGCGGAATCATTTCGCCCATGGACGGGATAGGCCCGTCGGACATCGAGATAGAGAGCCTGGTGCAGCGTGTCGCGGCCGGCGGCGTGAAAGAGGTGATTTTGGCGTTGAGCCCCACGATGGAGGGCGACACGACCAACTTCTACATCTTCCGCAAGTTGGCCCCCTATCAGGTCAAGGTGTCGATTCTCGCCCGCGGTGTCTCCATCGGCGACGAGCTCGAATACACCGATGAAGTGACGCTGGGACGTTCCATCATCAACCGTCTGCCGTTCGACGAAACATTCCACAGTTGAAGCCCGAATCATGATTACGCTGAGCATTGTCATCGTCAATTACAACGTGTGCGGATTCTTGGAGCAGTGCCTGCTCTCGCTCGCTGATGCCGTGAAGGAGATACCGCACGAGATTTTTGTCGTCGACAACGCTTCGACCGATGGTTCCGATACCTATATACCCCGGCGTTTCCCGCAGGTAAAATATATCTACAACACCGGGAATGTGGGGTTCGCACGCGCCAACAACCAGGCCATGGCCTTGTCGTCGGGGCGTTATGTGCTGTTGCTCAACCCCGATACCGTCGTGGGGGAATCGGTCCTCTCCGAGGCGTGCCGCTTCCTCGATGACCACCCCGATGCCGGGGCCCTCGGGGTGAAGATGCTCGATGGCGACGGCCGTTTCCTGCCTGAGTCGAAACGGGGTTTCCCCTCACCGTGGGTCTCGTTCTGCAAGATTTTCGGGCTGGCCAAGATATTTCCCCGCAGCCCTCGTTTCGGGCGCTATCATCTGCGTTATCTCGACGAAAATGAGATAAATCGCGTCGATGTGCTTTCGGGCGCTTTCATGTTGTTGCGGCGTTCCACGCTCGACCGCTGCGGCCTGCTCGACGAGCAGTTCTTCATGTATGGCGAGGACATAGACCTCTCCTACCGCATGACCCTTACCGGCCGGCACAACTATTATCTGCCCCTGCGCATCATTCATTATAAGGGCGAAAGCACCAAAACCGAGTCGTTGCGTTATGTGCGCATCTTCTACCAGGCGATGCTCATTTTCTTGCGAAAACATTATCCCCATTACAAGTTTTTCGCCCAGTTCTCCATTCGCTTGGCCATCTACCTGCGGGCCTCGGCGGCCGCCGTGCGCCGCAAGCTCTTCCCCAAGAAGAAAAAGGTCGACGAGACGTCGGGTGAATGGAATCTCCTGTGTCGCGAACCCGATGCCGCGGCATCGTTGTTGGCGCATCATGGCGTCACGCTCGATTTTGTCACCTCCGATGTCGCCGAGATGGCCGTCCGTCTCTCCGGTGCCCGGCGACGGCAGCATGTGGTCTTCGACCGTTCGCTCTACACCTATGGAGCCATCATCGAGTGCATGGAGGCGTGGAGCGCTCCCGGGAAGGTGCGGTTTTATATCTATTCACCCGAAAGCGGGAAAATCGTTTCGGCGCATACGTCGTTTACCTAATTTTGCAAGCCTGTCATGGATTTTTTATCGGGAACCCGTTTTTCGTTGAGGGCCGTCGAGCCCGAAGATGTCTCCCTCGTCTACCGCTGGGAGAACGACTCTTCGCTGTGGGGCGACGGCTGTGCCTTGGCGCCCTATTCGCGTTTTGCGATACGCACCTATATCGAAGAGAGCCTGCATCAAGACATCTACCAGTCGCGTCAGTTGCGGCTGATGGTGGTATGTCGTGACGATGAGGCCGTTGTGGGAATGGCCGACTTGTTCGATTTCGACCCGTATCATCGCCGGGCGGCGGTGGGTATCTATGTCGATGCCGCCTCCCGACGGCA is a genomic window of Candidatus Caccoplasma merdavium containing:
- a CDS encoding GNAT family N-acetyltransferase gives rise to the protein MDFLSGTRFSLRAVEPEDVSLVYRWENDSSLWGDGCALAPYSRFAIRTYIEESLHQDIYQSRQLRLMVVCRDDEAVVGMADLFDFDPYHRRAAVGIYVDAASRRQGVGREALDLLCRYAFGFLHLHQLYAHIAGPNVASLRLFEASGFVRCGHLSQWIVREGGYADVVVMQRVAGTCPP
- the recR gene encoding recombination protein RecR, whose protein sequence is MDFQPFASPLLENAVNEFAKLPGIGRKTALRLVLHLLRQDESVAESFGNAVIRLRKEVHYCNVCHNISDTDTCALCSDPSRDASTICVVENIKEVMVVENTRQYHGLYHVLGGIISPMDGIGPSDIEIESLVQRVAAGGVKEVILALSPTMEGDTTNFYIFRKLAPYQVKVSILARGVSIGDELEYTDEVTLGRSIINRLPFDETFHS
- a CDS encoding glycosyltransferase family 2 protein; translation: MTLSIVIVNYNVCGFLEQCLLSLADAVKEIPHEIFVVDNASTDGSDTYIPRRFPQVKYIYNTGNVGFARANNQAMALSSGRYVLLLNPDTVVGESVLSEACRFLDDHPDAGALGVKMLDGDGRFLPESKRGFPSPWVSFCKIFGLAKIFPRSPRFGRYHLRYLDENEINRVDVLSGAFMLLRRSTLDRCGLLDEQFFMYGEDIDLSYRMTLTGRHNYYLPLRIIHYKGESTKTESLRYVRIFYQAMLIFLRKHYPHYKFFAQFSIRLAIYLRASAAAVRRKLFPKKKKVDETSGEWNLLCREPDAAASLLAHHGVTLDFVTSDVAEMAVRLSGARRRQHVVFDRSLYTYGAIIECMEAWSAPGKVRFYIYSPESGKIVSAHTSFT